The DNA window CATGGTGACAGGACTCATGCCCGTGGTGGGTATTCCCTGCCCGTTCATCAGTTACGGGGGGTCTTCTGTCCTGACGGCATGTATGGGGATCGGGCTCATCCTGAACGTCAGAGCGCGGAGGTTTCTCTTTCCCTGATCAACTGCCGGATCGTCCCTTCTGCAATGGCCCCTTCCCGCACGATGTGAACGGGGCTCGTTGTGACGTCAACGATGGTGGACGGGGGGCCTCCGGCGGCCCGGCCTCCGTCGAGGATCGCATCCGGGGGGTCCTCAGCAAACTGGCGACGAATCTCCTTCGGGTCACACGCGGGGGCGAGCCCAGAAAGATTGGCGCTCGTGGCCGTTATGGGGGATCCGGCCGCTGCAACAAGGGCCTGGGCCAAAGGGTGGGAGGAGATGCGCACCCCGATCCTGCCTGTGGATCCGGTAAGGGGCCATGGCAGATCCAAAAGGGCGGAAAAGAGGATGGTGAGGGGACCGGGCCAGAGGCGATCCATGAGCGGGATCGCCACCTCCGGAATCTCCCTTGTCAGTTCCATGAGATCCGGTATTCCGGAGACAAGGACAAGAAGGGGTTTTTCCCTGGGCCGTCTCTTCATGCGGAAGATCCTCTCAAGGGCGGACAGGGAGCGGATGGAGGCCGCAAGCCCGTAGCTCGTCTCGGTGGGAAAGGCCACGACGCCGCCTGCGTGCAGGATCTTGGCGGCCTCTTTCACCTGGGGATCAGTCCTCATGTCCTTCCTGATTCATCCTTTCGATCTCCTGTGCCTGGGACCGGCGGTATTCATCGATCCTTTCCGCAAGCGCAGGGTCTGAGAGGGCGAGGATCTGGATGGCGAACATGGCCGCATTTATGGCCCCGGCCTTGCCTATGGCCATGGTCGCGACCGGAACCCCCGGGGGCATCTGGACCGTGGAGAGAAGGGCGTCCATGCCGTTCAGGGGAGAACTCGCCACAGGGACCCCGATGACTGGAAGGGTGGAATGGGCAGCAATGGCACCTGCGAGATGGGCCGCCATGCCAGCGCCTGCAATGATGACACGGATTCCGCGGGACCGGGCGGATCTGGCATAGTTCATGGCAAGTTCAGGGCAACGGTGGGCAGAGGCCACGAGCATCTCACATGGGACACGGAATTTTTCGAGAAACCTTTTTGTCTCCTGCATGATCTCCAGATCACTCGGGCTCCCCATGAGTATCCCGACGCGTGGGGCGGTGTCAGGACGTGCGGAGTACGGTTCCCTGTCTATGGCCTTTTTACCGATGTCCCTTCTAAAGTGCATGCCCTCCCATGAGATCCCTTCCGCTGCCTCATACGCACGCCCAATGGCCTCTTGAATGGTCTTTCCCATGGCCGTGACCCCAAGGACGCGTCCGCCTGCAGTAACTAAGTGGCCGTCGGCAAGGGAGGTCCCGGCGTGAAAGATCATGACATCCTCTGCACCTTCTATTTCTTCGAGGCCTCGGATCACCTTTCCTGTCTCGTAGGCGCCTGGATATCCTCCGGAGGCGAGGACAACACAGACGGCTGGCCGGGGGTCCCAGTCCATGGCGACCTCGTGGAGACGACCGTCCACTGCGTCATCCAGGACCTTCGCCAGGTCCCCCTTCATGCGCATGAGGATGGGCTGGGCCTCCGGGTCCCCGAACCGGCAGTTGTACTCGAGGACCTTGGCCTTTCCTTCTTTGATCATGAGCCCGGCATAGAGCACCCCCTGATAGGATCTCCCTTCTGCCTCCATGGCCGAGACCGTCGGTTTTATGATGGTCTCCAGGACGTCCTCAAAGAGCCTTTCCGTCACCACAGGCGCGGGTGAGTAGGCCCCCATGCCGCCGGTGTTCGGCCCCTTGTCTCCGTCGAAGACGGCCTTATGATCCTGGGATGTGGCAAGAGGAAGCACGGTCCGGCCGTCTGTGATCGCCATGAAGGACGCCTCCTCGCCGTCCAGATATTCCTCGATTACGATGCGTCTGCCTGCCTCGCCAAAGGCCTTTGTCTCGAGGATGAGACGGGCGGCCTCCTCGGCCTCTGGATAACTTTTGGCCACGATGACACCCTTTCCGGCAGCTAGTCCGTCGGCCTTGAGGACCACAGGTATCCCCATTTCCCGGATGTATTCGAGGGCGGTATCCATGTCTTCGGCGACCCGGAATCCGCCAGTAGGTATCCCGGCCTTGAGCAGGAGATTTTTGGCAAAGACCTTGCTTGCTTCGAGCTCTGCCGCTGCCTTTGTGGGGCCGAATATCCTGAGGCCTGCTGAGCGGAATTCATCCACGATGCCTGCGGCAAGCGGGGCCTCAGGTCCCACGACAGTGAGGCCCACCTCCTCGGCCTGTGCCCAGTCCTTGAGCCTTGATATGTCTGTGGCCGCTATGGGGACGAGGCGTGCGTGCCTGGCGATCCCGGCGTTGCCAGGTGCGCAATAAACGCGAAAGACGCGGGGACTCATGGCCAATTTCCAGCAGAGGGCGTGCTCCCGCCCTCCTGAACCGATAACAAGGACCTTTTTGGGTTC is part of the Deltaproteobacteria bacterium genome and encodes:
- a CDS encoding threonylcarbamoyl-AMP synthase, which produces MRTDPQVKEAAKILHAGGVVAFPTETSYGLAASIRSLSALERIFRMKRRPREKPLLVLVSGIPDLMELTREIPEVAIPLMDRLWPGPLTILFSALLDLPWPLTGSTGRIGVRISSHPLAQALVAAAGSPITATSANLSGLAPACDPKEIRRQFAEDPPDAILDGGRAAGGPPSTIVDVTTSPVHIVREGAIAEGTIRQLIRERETSAL
- the purD gene encoding phosphoribosylamine--glycine ligase, yielding MEPKKVLVIGSGGREHALCWKLAMSPRVFRVYCAPGNAGIARHARLVPIAATDISRLKDWAQAEEVGLTVVGPEAPLAAGIVDEFRSAGLRIFGPTKAAAELEASKVFAKNLLLKAGIPTGGFRVAEDMDTALEYIREMGIPVVLKADGLAAGKGVIVAKSYPEAEEAARLILETKAFGEAGRRIVIEEYLDGEEASFMAITDGRTVLPLATSQDHKAVFDGDKGPNTGGMGAYSPAPVVTERLFEDVLETIIKPTVSAMEAEGRSYQGVLYAGLMIKEGKAKVLEYNCRFGDPEAQPILMRMKGDLAKVLDDAVDGRLHEVAMDWDPRPAVCVVLASGGYPGAYETGKVIRGLEEIEGAEDVMIFHAGTSLADGHLVTAGGRVLGVTAMGKTIQEAIGRAYEAAEGISWEGMHFRRDIGKKAIDREPYSARPDTAPRVGILMGSPSDLEIMQETKRFLEKFRVPCEMLVASAHRCPELAMNYARSARSRGIRVIIAGAGMAAHLAGAIAAHSTLPVIGVPVASSPLNGMDALLSTVQMPPGVPVATMAIGKAGAINAAMFAIQILALSDPALAERIDEYRRSQAQEIERMNQEGHED